Within the Elusimicrobiota bacterium genome, the region CGGCCGCGACTCGGACGAGTACCGGTTCCGCGTCCTGGGGAAGTGGCCTAAGGCCGGCTCGAACGTCCTCATCTCGACGGCCCTCGTCGAGGAGGCGGCTGCTCGATGGGTCGAACCCTCCGGCCGTCCAGACGCGGCCGGCTGCGACGTCGCTCGCTACGGGTCCGACGAAACGGTGATCGTACCGATCCACGAGGGCGGGCACCCGGCCCTGCCCGAGTTCCGGCAGGGACAGAACACGATGGAGACCGCCGGGCAGCTCAAGAACCTAAACGCGCGCCGGACGCACGTCGACGACACGGGTGTCGGTGGCGGCGTCACAGATCGCCTCGCCGAGCAGGAGTTCCCAGTGCAAGGGGAGAACTTCGGCGAGAACGCGCGTGACGAAGAGCGGTACGTGAACCGTCGGACGGAGCTCTGGTGTGGTACTCGTGATGCGCTCCGCACCGGGCTCGTGTCGGTCCCTCCCGACCCGGTTCTCGTCGCCGACCTCACGAGCGTCCGGTACTCGTTCGACTCGAAGGGCCGTTTCAGGCTCGAGAGCAAGGACGAGATCAAAAAGCGCCTGAAGCGGAGTCCGGACCGTGGCGACGCCTACGTCCTTGGCGTGGCGGCCTACATCGACCAGAACCATCGCCTCGACCTCGACATCCCCCCCTCCACCGAATGGGCCGAGTACGGCCAAGGAGCAACGTTCTGATGGGCCTCCGCGACTTCCTCGGTATGGCGCCCAAGCGCGCCTCCTCCTCCGCCCCCACTGACGGCTGGCTCAGTCTGGGCCCGTTCGACCGCGACCCCGTCGGCCTCGGCCAGGTGTTCACGAAGGCCACGATCAACCAGTACATTTCCTCGGCGTCCACGGGCGACACGCGCGAGCTCTCCTACCTGAAGGCGGAGATGGCGACCGACGCGCATCTGTCGTCCGAGATCGCGAAGGCCGTGGGGATGCTTCTGGCCGCGCCCTTCGACCTCACGCCGTGGCCGCTGTCGGTGAACACCTGGTCGGGGAGGAAAACGCTCGCGGCAAAGCGTGCTCTCGAGATCACCTCGTTCTGCCGCGACCAGCTTATGGACCCCGACCTCCAGATCGACCGCGCCATCGAGCACGCTTTCCTCGGCCTCCTCGAGGGCGCCAGCGGGTGCCAGGTGGTCTGGAAGCGCACGACCGGCGGCCGCTTCGGCCTCAAGTCGCTCACCCCGGCCCCGACCGACCGTCTCCGGTGGGCCTACGACCGCCACGCCCTTCTCGTGCAGCCCGGCGAGGACTCGTCCGAGCTCATCCCGGTCGAGGAGCTCGGCCCCCGCATCGCTACCCTCGTCGTGTCGTCCCACGTGACCCGGCGCGATCGCTGCGGGCTGCTCCGGCGGTGCCTCGCCCCGTGGCTGACCGCACGGAACGGCCTCGAGTGGTGGGCGCGCGACATCGAGATTTTTGCGAGCCCGTTCCGCTGGGCGAAGTACAAGCGCGGCGACAAGAAGGCGGCCGCCGAGCTGCGCGAGGCCTTGAAGGGGATGGGAAACCTCGGCTACGCGGCCTTCCCGGACGACGTCGACCTCCAGTTCCTGAAGGGCTTCGAAGTGGCCGGGAAGGGACAAGGCGACCTCGTCGGGCACTGCGAGCGCTCCGAGTCCAAGGTCATCCTCGGCTCGACGCAGACCTCCGATATCCAGGTCGGTGCGGGGTCCAAGGCAAGCACCGGCGTCCACCTCGACGTCGTCGAGACGCGCGTCGAGGGCTACGGCCGCACCATCTGCGAGGACTTCTTCCGACGTCAGGTTCTGAAACCTCTCGTCGCCGCCTCGTTCGGCGCCGAGGCAGCGGCGCTGCACACGCCGGTCCCTGCGATCGAGATCCGGCGCAACGCCGACCTCCTGACGTTCTTCCAGGCGATGGAGACCGCCGTCGCCAAGACGGGCGTGAAGACGATCCCCGTGGCCTTCATACACTCCCGGACGGGCATCCCGCAGCCCGAGGACGGCGAGCCGTGCCTCGAGCCGCCGGCGGCCTCGGTCGCACCTCCTGCAGCGCCAGGGGGCAAGCCTACCGGGCCCAAGGGGAGCGACCCCGGGGCGGATCCGGAGGACGACGCAGGGACCGAGGATCCCGAGGACCCGGCCAAGGCAGAGGCGCACGCTGCCCGCCGTGCCGCCGCCGCACCCCTCGAGGCGGCCCAGCTCGCCCAGCTCGAGGCGTGGGCCGTCGAGGGCGTGGAGAGCGCCGGCAAGGCCCTCCTCGCGCCCTACGTGGCACTCATCGCCGAGGTGAAGCGGGACGGCGGGGACCTCGGGCACCTGGGCAACCGGATCCGCATCCAAGCGCAGATGCAGAACGAAGGGCAGGCCGAGACCGCCGACATCGTCTCGCGCGTCATCGCGCACGCCCTCCTCACGGGGTGGGCCCACGAGGTAGGGATCGAGCCGCCGAAGGCCCCGTGACATGCAGGAGCTGCTCCGGCGCGTCCTGAAGGTCTGGGAGAAGCGGCTGACGCTGACACCGGCCCAGCTGCAGGCCTTCGGAGAGGACGCCTACTCGAGGGGCTGGGGGCTCGCCGGGATCTGGGAGACGAAGTTCCTCGAGCGGATACAGGCATCCATCACGAAAGCGCAGGCGGCCGGCTCGACCTACTCCGACTGGACGCAGAACGAGGCGCAGAAGATCCTCGACGGCTTCGGGGCTGGCGTCCGGATCTACCACGGACGGGGTCCGGGTGGCGACCGCTGGGATCCGGCCTACGCCGAGCTCGTGATGCGGAACGCCACCCAGGCGAGCTTCGCCGGGGGGCGCTATTCGGCGGAGTGGGCTCCGGAGTGGCAGCAAATCGCCCCGTTCTGGCGCTACTACGCGACGCTCGACGACCGGACTCGGCCGACGCACGCCGCGCTTCACGGGAAGGTGTTCCGGAAGGACGACGCGGCGGCCCGCTCGTTCCTTCCGCCGCTCGGGCACAACTGCTTCCCGGCTGAGACGCCGATTCTCGGGTCAATCCGCCGCGGGTTCAGCTACCGCTACTCGGGTGACGTCGTGCGGATTCAGACTCGGGCTGGAAACCGGCTGACCCTGACCATCGACCACCCTGTACTGACCCCGCGCGGATGGGTCGCGGCGAAGCTCCTTCGCGAAGGCGACGACGTACTCAGCCACGTCGGCGGGGCAGAAGGCGGGCTTGACCCGCTTCGGACTGACGAAGTGGTTCGCGGCATCCTTGGCCCTCGTGAGACCCGGCTCGCGGCGCCACGTCTCAACGTACACGGTCGCCCAGCCTTCGCGGGCGAGCTTTTCGGCGCGCTTCCGGAGGCGTCCCGCGAGCGGATGGCTGACGGACGAACCAAGGACCTCTACGGTGATCCGCGAGTCGAGGAGCGCCACGTCGAGGTTGAACGAGAGCACGGGGAGCTGCTGCTCCACGCGAAAGCCGCGACGGCGGAACTCGTCCGCTACCTCCGTCTCGCCCTTGTTCACGTAGATCATTCGCTCGTAGCGAGTCTTCGCCGTGCGGATGAGCACGTCGAGTGGGCGCTCGGCGCCGCGTACGGCAGCCCACGCCTTGGAGCACTGGCGCTCGACGGCGGCGGGGTCGGTCTTCAGCTTGGCCCACTTGACCCGCTCCGCATCGCTCCGGCCACGAAGAGGCACGCCCAGCTCGCGGAACTGGCGAGCGAGGGTGTCTCGCGCGCACCCGGATTCGTCTGCGAGCTTCTTCATCGACTCGCCGGCCTGGTATCGAGCGGCGATGGCGGGAAGCCCGGAGACCATCCTGCGGGCAGAGGGGCACTCGCGGAAGACACGCTTACGTCGGTTCGATACGGCTCCTTCAACGGGGACGTCTTTGACTTTGAGACGGCTCATGGGTGGATGGTAGCGGGTAGCATCGCCATTAGCAACTGCCGATGCCAAGCGCAAGAGCTGACCCTCGCCGAGATTGAAGATGCCGGGTTCAACATCACCCCCGGAGCACAGGTCCCGTTCCTCCCGACGGCGGACGGCGGCACGATCGGACGCCCCCCAGGAGGCTGGGACGTGGACCGCGTCCTGTCGTCGATGTCGCGAACCCTGCGTGACGCCACGCTCGCGCGGGAGACCCCCGTAACCCACCCCAACTCTGCGGCGCCGGCGCCGCAGACCATCTAGCGCGCCCCCTCCCCCTCCCTTGACTCTGGCGGCGTGAAGGCCGCCACCCCGCCCGTCCCGTCCCCCACGAACTGGATGACGGGAGCCGCTCAACGCCTCGACGCGGCAATCCACCTCGCCGAATCCTCCGACGGCCTCGCCCGGTTCCCATGGTTCCCCCTCGGGCGGCCGGAGATGGATGACGAGGACTGGCGACAGTTCGAGGTCACGCCCGAGAACGTCCGCCGGATGGTCGACGATGGGAACGCCGAGATTGCGCAGGGCGAGGAGATCTGGATCAACTACGGACACGATCACTCGGGGCCTCGCGCCGGCGACGTCGTCCGTTTCGAGGTCGGCCCGGACGGTGGCGTACACGCCGCGGTCCGCTGGAACGACAACGCGAAGTCGGCCATCCGGCAGAAGCCCCCCGAGTGGAAGTACTTCTCTCCTGAGTACCACGCCGTCGAGGTCCAGGACGAGCAGGGGAACAGGGTGCTCGTGAATGGGCGCGTCCTCCACCGGCCGTTCCACCTCTGCGGCGGCGGCCTCGTCAACAACCCCGCCATGAAGAAGCTCGCCGTCGCGGCGAGTGCATCCCCGCATCAACCCTCGCCCGCAGAGGCGAGCCGAAAGGAGGAGCCTATGAAGCTCCCGCTGACCATGAAGGCCCTCGGGCTCGCTGACGGTGCGAGTCAAGAGGACGTCGATTCCGCCGTCATGAAGGTCATCCAGGAGCGCGACACGGTGAAGGAAAAGCTCACCGCGGCCGCTTCGGACGTGAAGGCCATCGTCAAGGCCGAGGTGGTCGCCGAGCGCGAGGCCATGAAGGCCGAGGTTCGGACCGAGA harbors:
- a CDS encoding phage protease, which gives rise to MKAATPPVPSPTNWMTGAAQRLDAAIHLAESSDGLARFPWFPLGRPEMDDEDWRQFEVTPENVRRMVDDGNAEIAQGEEIWINYGHDHSGPRAGDVVRFEVGPDGGVHAAVRWNDNAKSAIRQKPPEWKYFSPEYHAVEVQDEQGNRVLVNGRVLHRPFHLCGGGLVNNPAMKKLAVAASASPHQPSPAEASRKEEPMKLPLTMKALGLADGASQEDVDSAVMKVIQERDTVKEKLTAAASDVKAIVKAEVVAEREAMKAEVRTEMAVEHAKKARETRVADLVKRADDEGKVNEDNKAQVQEMAAAAPDSFEKLVLPGLPVVAAVKAWFKAGRTEPGVDPDGPESSTDLDRKAREYQKA
- a CDS encoding DUF935 family protein; amino-acid sequence: MGLRDFLGMAPKRASSSAPTDGWLSLGPFDRDPVGLGQVFTKATINQYISSASTGDTRELSYLKAEMATDAHLSSEIAKAVGMLLAAPFDLTPWPLSVNTWSGRKTLAAKRALEITSFCRDQLMDPDLQIDRAIEHAFLGLLEGASGCQVVWKRTTGGRFGLKSLTPAPTDRLRWAYDRHALLVQPGEDSSELIPVEELGPRIATLVVSSHVTRRDRCGLLRRCLAPWLTARNGLEWWARDIEIFASPFRWAKYKRGDKKAAAELREALKGMGNLGYAAFPDDVDLQFLKGFEVAGKGQGDLVGHCERSESKVILGSTQTSDIQVGAGSKASTGVHLDVVETRVEGYGRTICEDFFRRQVLKPLVAASFGAEAAALHTPVPAIEIRRNADLLTFFQAMETAVAKTGVKTIPVAFIHSRTGIPQPEDGEPCLEPPAASVAPPAAPGGKPTGPKGSDPGADPEDDAGTEDPEDPAKAEAHAARRAAAAPLEAAQLAQLEAWAVEGVESAGKALLAPYVALIAEVKRDGGDLGHLGNRIRIQAQMQNEGQAETADIVSRVIAHALLTGWAHEVGIEPPKAP
- a CDS encoding phage minor head protein, encoding MQELLRRVLKVWEKRLTLTPAQLQAFGEDAYSRGWGLAGIWETKFLERIQASITKAQAAGSTYSDWTQNEAQKILDGFGAGVRIYHGRGPGGDRWDPAYAELVMRNATQASFAGGRYSAEWAPEWQQIAPFWRYYATLDDRTRPTHAALHGKVFRKDDAAARSFLPPLGHNCFPAETPILGSIRRGFSYRYSGDVVRIQTRAGNRLTLTIDHPVLTPRGWVAAKLLREGDDVLSHVGGAEGGLDPLRTDEVVRGILGPRETRLAAPRLNVHGRPAFAGELFGALPEASRERMADGRTKDLYGDPRVEERHVEVEREHGELLLHAKAATAELVRYLRLALVHVDHSLVASLRRADEHVEWALGAAYGSPRLGALALDGGGVGLQLGPLDPLRIAPATKRHAQLAELASEGVSRAPGFVCELLHRLAGLVSSGDGGKPGDHPAGRGALAEDTLTSVRYGSFNGDVFDFETAHGWMVAGSIAISNCRCQAQELTLAEIEDAGFNITPGAQVPFLPTADGGTIGRPPGGWDVDRVLSSMSRTLRDATLARETPVTHPNSAAPAPQTI